From Candidatus Brocadiaceae bacterium, the proteins below share one genomic window:
- a CDS encoding sigma-70 family RNA polymerase sigma factor, with the protein MQDENKRKEFEDVSLEYTASLYSMALRLVRNNEEAEDLVQETYLKAYRFFDSFQKGTNIKAWLFTILRNTFINKYRKAVRLPGEIFCEDVELVNATLADKKEGNLEDLAETLEDRYCELDGFVEDEVKHALDALPIEFREAILFSDVEGLSYKDIAEITNVPIGTVKSRLNRGRKLLQQNLWNYAKDKGFIKKEK; encoded by the coding sequence ATGCAGGACGAAAATAAAAGGAAAGAATTTGAAGATGTTTCTCTGGAATATACTGCTTCCCTCTACAGTATGGCGTTGCGGTTAGTGCGCAATAATGAGGAAGCTGAGGATTTGGTTCAGGAAACCTATTTAAAGGCATATAGATTTTTTGACTCCTTTCAGAAAGGAACAAATATAAAAGCGTGGCTTTTTACCATCCTTCGAAATACATTTATTAATAAGTATAGAAAAGCAGTTCGGTTGCCCGGGGAGATTTTTTGTGAAGATGTTGAATTGGTTAATGCAACTCTGGCAGATAAAAAAGAGGGTAACCTGGAAGATCTGGCGGAAACACTGGAAGACAGATACTGTGAGCTTGATGGTTTCGTGGAAGATGAAGTCAAGCACGCGTTGGATGCATTGCCGATTGAATTTAGAGAAGCTATATTGTTTTCAGATGTGGAAGGATTATCCTATAAGGATATAGCGGAAATTACAAATGTGCCAATCGGAACGGTGAAATCCAGACTGAATCGTGGTAGAAAGTTACTTCAACAAAATCTTTGGAACTATGCAAAAGATAAGGGATTTATAAAGAAGGAGAAATGA
- a CDS encoding cyclase family protein yields MNYYDITLPLSETTITWPGDPALSIKKVRFVSQDDTCTISELKLGTHCGTHIDAPYHFDESGITVDQIPLERLIGIATVFSIKNKEKIDLEEVKLLKLENTKKVIFKTINSTYWKLSEFKKEFVYITKDAAHYLVDSGVMLVGIDYLSVEKWNSSHFDVHRMLLREGIIILEGLDLGNVEAGNYELIALPLKIKGGDGSPARVILKELT; encoded by the coding sequence ATGAATTATTACGACATTACGCTTCCTCTTTCAGAAACAACGATTACCTGGCCTGGTGACCCTGCCCTGTCGATCAAAAAAGTACGGTTCGTTTCTCAGGACGATACCTGCACTATCTCCGAATTAAAATTAGGCACACATTGTGGAACCCATATCGATGCGCCATATCACTTCGACGAAAGCGGTATAACAGTAGATCAAATCCCATTGGAACGTCTCATTGGGATTGCAACCGTATTTTCTATAAAGAATAAAGAAAAAATTGATCTTGAAGAAGTAAAATTACTGAAACTGGAAAATACCAAAAAGGTCATTTTCAAGACCATAAATTCCACCTATTGGAAACTTTCCGAATTTAAGAAAGAGTTCGTTTATATTACAAAGGATGCGGCTCACTATCTGGTGGATAGTGGTGTAATGCTTGTTGGTATAGATTATCTTTCCGTAGAAAAATGGAACAGCAGCCATTTTGATGTGCATCGTATGCTTTTAAGAGAGGGTATCATTATTCTTGAAGGACTTGATTTGGGTAATGTAGAGGCGGGCAATTATGAACTGATTGCATTGCCATTAAAAATAAAGGGTGGAGATGGAAGTCCGGCGCGGGTTATTTTAAAAGAGTTAACGTAG
- a CDS encoding response regulator — protein MAKVLIIDDSAVMRKMIQRNVQQSGLIVDGFVEAGDGREGLEKASVDANIDLILCDWNMPNMTGIEFVKALRGTGNETPIVMVTTEGSDTKVEEAKSSGANGYLTKPFTPDQLKDKLGNFLQLK, from the coding sequence ATGGCAAAAGTGTTGATAATCGATGATTCCGCGGTTATGAGAAAGATGATTCAGCGGAATGTTCAGCAATCCGGGCTGATAGTTGACGGATTTGTAGAGGCAGGAGATGGAAGGGAAGGTCTTGAAAAGGCATCTGTTGATGCGAATATCGATTTAATACTCTGTGACTGGAATATGCCGAACATGACGGGAATAGAATTTGTAAAGGCGCTCAGAGGCACGGGGAATGAAACGCCTATTGTAATGGTTACTACTGAAGGGAGTGATACAAAGGTCGAAGAGGCCAAAAGCAGTGGTGCAAATGGTTATCTGACAAAGCCTTTTACACCAGATCAGCTGAAGGATAAATTAGGAAATTTTTTACAATTAAAATAA
- a CDS encoding chemotaxis protein CheX, whose amino-acid sequence MDLKGVIEGVSVDIQEATKILFETMIIMDLNYEEASLIDETQIKTDVIGMVSFTGMYHGVVGVFCSKKFALKAASNMLMTEMTEFDADVKDAIGEISNMIAGNVKTKISEKYGEMHLSIPIVIAGEGLSITAVKNTPTISPTALSCFSKDPWLMTYFSFEDEKLGVGILLKESK is encoded by the coding sequence ATGGATCTTAAAGGAGTTATAGAAGGTGTTTCAGTGGACATTCAAGAGGCGACAAAAATATTATTTGAAACGATGATTATCATGGACTTGAATTATGAAGAGGCTTCTTTGATCGATGAAACACAGATTAAAACAGATGTCATAGGTATGGTAAGCTTTACGGGGATGTATCATGGAGTTGTTGGCGTTTTTTGTTCAAAAAAATTCGCATTAAAGGCTGCATCAAATATGTTGATGACAGAAATGACTGAATTCGATGCCGATGTGAAAGATGCTATTGGTGAGATTTCTAACATGATTGCAGGAAACGTAAAGACAAAAATTTCAGAAAAATATGGCGAAATGCATCTTTCTATTCCTATTGTCATAGCGGGGGAAGGCTTGTCGATAACGGCCGTGAAAAATACACCGACAATCTCACCTACAGCGCTTTCCTGTTTCAGTAAGGACCCGTGGCTGATGACGTATTTCAGCTTCGAAGATGAAAAATTAGGAGTTGGTATATTGCTTAAGGAATCAAAATAG